From Timaviella obliquedivisa GSE-PSE-MK23-08B:
TTCATATCAAGGCACAAATTGAGTTCGCTTCACATTCATTTAGGTTTAGATATGGTATCAGAACTTCAAACGTTACACACTTTGGGTTCAGAAGCTGGCATTCCAGCGCTGGATGACACTGTTAATTTTTCTCGCGTACTGACGAAAATCGGAGACTATGCGGGCGCAGGTTCAGAAATTAGTGCTTACGACCCAATCACTAAGCAGCTGTTCGTGGTTGCAACGGGGCCCATAATCGAAATTCTAGATCTAAGCAACCCCAGCAACCCGACCCTAGTTAAAGCCCTGGATTTTTCTGACTTTGGTGATGCCAGTAGCGTTGCGGTGAGTAATGGGCTGGTTGCAGTTTCGATCGTTTCTACAGTCAGTACCGATCCGGGTAAAGTTCTCTTTCTAGACGCTCAGGGTGAAATTCTAAAAGAGATTACCGTTGGATCGGGACCGGATATGCTAACTTTCACTCCCGATGGCAAAAAGGTTTTAGTTGCCATTGAAGGAGAACCCAGCAGCTATAATCAACCCGATTCGATCGATCCAGTGGGGGAAGTTAGCATTATTGATCTCTCAAATGGTGTTGACAATGCAACGGTTTCCAGCGCTGGATTTGAATCGTTTAACGATCGCAAGGCAGAATTGCAGGCAAAAGGTGTCCGCATCACGGGACCCAATGCCAGCGTTGCTCAAGACCTAGAGCCAGAATACATTGCTATTTCGCCCGACAGCAAAACGGCTTGGGTAGCATTACAGGAAAACAACGCGATCGCGATCGTAGACATTGCCACTGCCACCGTCACTGATATTTTGCCGCTCGGTCTCAAAAATCATTCACTCCCTGGCAATGGACTTGATGCTAGTGATAGAGATGGCAAAATTAACATTCAAAACTATCCTATTTTTGGTTTGTACCAGCCTGATGGCATTGCTCGGTTTACTGCTGCTAATGGACGCACCTACATCGTTACAGCTAACGAAGGCGACGGTCGCGACTACGACGGTTTTGCAGATGAAGTTCGGGTGGGTAGCAGTCGCTATGTGCTTGATCCGACGATTTTTCCGAATGCTGCCGCCTTGAAACAAAACACTGCGCTCGGTCGTTTAACCGTTTCTAGCTCTTCTGGCGACTTAGATGGTGATGGCGATTTTGAACGCATTGAAGCTTTTGGCGCTCGCTCTTTCTCCATCTTTGATGCCAGTATTAAGCAGGTCTTCGATAGCGGTGACCAGTTTGAGCGCATCACAGCAGCAGCATTGCCGACTAACTTCAACTCCAATAGCGAGAACGACAGTTTCGACACCCGTAGCGACAATAAAGGACCTGAACCCGAAGGTATTGCGATCGGCAATGTTAACGGACGGGTTTATGCATTCGTTGGTCTTGAGCGAGTCGGCGGGGTCAT
This genomic window contains:
- a CDS encoding choice-of-anchor I family protein translates to MRFISRHKLSSLHIHLGLDMVSELQTLHTLGSEAGIPALDDTVNFSRVLTKIGDYAGAGSEISAYDPITKQLFVVATGPIIEILDLSNPSNPTLVKALDFSDFGDASSVAVSNGLVAVSIVSTVSTDPGKVLFLDAQGEILKEITVGSGPDMLTFTPDGKKVLVAIEGEPSSYNQPDSIDPVGEVSIIDLSNGVDNATVSSAGFESFNDRKAELQAKGVRITGPNASVAQDLEPEYIAISPDSKTAWVALQENNAIAIVDIATATVTDILPLGLKNHSLPGNGLDASDRDGKINIQNYPIFGLYQPDGIARFTAANGRTYIVTANEGDGRDYDGFADEVRVGSSRYVLDPTIFPNAAALKQNTALGRLTVSSSSGDLDGDGDFERIEAFGARSFSIFDASIKQVFDSGDQFERITAAALPTNFNSNSENDSFDTRSDNKGPEPEGIAIGNVNGRVYAFVGLERVGGVMTYDVTNPEKPTFVDYTNSRDFTAEVATDAAPEGVAFISANRSPNGKPLLIVNYEVSNNTAIYEFTPPPATGKGGQDGFVVQQGDGTATISDFGGIGTGVNPSAATRAEVDTIKFVGAGLTARNLLLDQKGSDLELTFEGVSDTKVVLNDFALENLDNLQKATGASVDLGNLLFEGQTKIEDSFDVFNRNWNFDRIFNRNSVTFLNDLDNDIEGFNSSNDVINGQGGDDRLSGLGGDDLLRGGEGNDYLDGGQGDDVLTGGEGNDWLIGGKGNDFLHGGSGRDVFALAKGAGTDTIADFEVGNDLLALSKGLSFDRLSILQGIGDRADDTVISLKNGQEAIVFLTNIKANTITHSSFILA